A region from the Gavia stellata isolate bGavSte3 chromosome 2, bGavSte3.hap2, whole genome shotgun sequence genome encodes:
- the GJB7 gene encoding gap junction beta-7 protein isoform X1: MSWGFLCDLLSGVNKYSTGIGRIWVAVVFIFRLLVYVAAAENIWKYDHDEFECNIKQPGCENVCFDHFFPVSHIRLWALQLIIVSTPSLLVVFHVAYRENREKHHNQKLYKSPGEIDGGLLCTYLISLVLKTGFEIVFLVLFYKLYNGFKVPRLVKCDIRPCPNTVDCYISKPTEKMIFLYFLVATSCLCIVLNLSELSYLIFKYSIKCYLKRYIKKQRQVSKSDCHKSEITGHDKAAAAGRFHDSSPSLPLNIQDKREKSSPLT; the protein is encoded by the coding sequence atgagctgGGGATTCCTATGTGATCTGCTGAGTGGAGTGAATAAATATTCAACAGGAATTGGAAGAATCTGGGTAGCAGTTGTGTTCATATTCCGCTTACTGGTTTATGTTGCGGCCGCAGAAAACATCTGGAAATATGACCACGATGAATTTGAATGCAATATCAAGCAGCCTGGTTGTGAAAATGTCTGCTTTGAccattttttccctgtctcccaCATCAGACTTTGGGCTTTACAATTAATCATTGTCTCCACCCCTTCCCTCTTGGTTGTTTTTCATGTTGCTTACCGAGAGAACAGGGAGAAACACCACAACCAGAAACTTTATAAAAGCCCAGGAGAGATAGATGGTGGATTGCTGTGCACTTACCTTATCAgccttgttttaaaaacaggatttgaaatagtttttcttGTTCTATTTTATAAATTGTACAACGGATTCAAAGTACCACGTCTTGTGAAATGTGACATAAGACCATGTCCCAATACCGTAGACTGCTATATTTCCAAACCCACAGAGAAGATgattttcctctattttctgGTGGCAACTTCATGCCTGTGCATTGTATTAAATCTAAGTGAATTGAGTTATCTCATTTTCAAATACTCCATAAAATGTTATCTGAAGAGGTACATCAAGAAACAACGTCAAGTCTCAAAAAGTGATTGCCACAAATCAGAAATCACCGGTCatgacaaagcagcagctgcaggacgGTTCCACGACAGCTCCCCATCCTTGCCTCTGAATATACAAGACAAACGTGAAAAAAGCTCCCCCTTGACTTGA